One window of Penaeus chinensis breed Huanghai No. 1 chromosome 34, ASM1920278v2, whole genome shotgun sequence genomic DNA carries:
- the LOC125043955 gene encoding KRAB-A domain-containing protein 2-like yields MMWPECQTTTSQSQGSVEHANRDIEAILACWMKDNNSTQWSKELLFVQWKKNTRFHSSIGSTPYEAMSGQKARLGVDVTSVPEEVLDGMQTEEQLAEALGIVNEVTDTEEEETGVEEQEEPSAVINCISRGKRYFGSNLCRVCENPCHLNSVFYDE; encoded by the coding sequence ATGATGTGGCCAGAGTGCCAAACCACGACATCTCAATCGCAGGGCTCGGTGGAACATGCCAACAGGGATATTGAAGCAATTCTCGCATGTTGGATGAAGGACAACAACTCTACACAATGGTCAAAGGAACTGCTCTTTGTCCAGTGGAAGAAAAATACCCGTTTTCACTCCAGCATTGGAAGTACACCATATGAGGCCATGAGTGGACAGAAGGCTCGTCTTGGTGTTGACGTAACTTCTGTACCAGAGGAAGTCCTGGACGGTATGCAGACGGAGGAGCAGCTTGCAGAGGCACTAGGTATTGTCAATGAGGTCACAgacacagaggaggaagagacaggtgTTGAAGAGCAAGAAGAACCATCCGCTGTCATTAACTGCATCTCCCGTGGTAAAAGATATTTTGGTTCAAATCTGTGCAGGGTGTGTGAGAACCCATGTCACTTAAACTCCGTGTTCTATGATGAATAA
- the LOC125043658 gene encoding uncharacterized protein LOC125043658, with the protein MHANVTARTVIVQTYVDVVQMKMEKMRYLFILLTVGVAILCLFPLILTFILRDKINCFPFVRDIVRLSMPNPEESALLSQSQSQEPSTLLQSRPQDPAMFSQFKPEEPAILSPSAPQDPAIPFQSKPQDPATLSESRPEEPAILLQSAPQDTAMSFQSAPQDPTTLLQSAPQDPAMLSQSKPEEHAILLQSAPQDPAMSFQSVPQVPSTLSQPKPEVLPPSAPQDPARLPQSGPHAPSLNRTARYLGQPMQGHDNNLLLKPVYPHIVIYNRVPKCASATMLRICLSLSKSNKFSFNNMRDLGRHTSRADQVKLAKWIFRRSVTSRHFFFEHMSYFNFSRVGFWEPTWINVVRDPVKRYISHYYFKGPNQTLDVCIGTGKCDFKHGKNKIPSQISYFIGYNPISKLKLNARSLQMAKHVVERVFVVVGIQEELDNTLLVLQHLLPNFFGGATEIEYKNWNIQASKPPTSNKTLAVLQRWLKVDLEFYDYLKQRFHKQLERVTEQLRNNQL; encoded by the exons atgcatgcGAATGTTACTGCAAG AACGGTCATAGTCCAAACCTACGTCG ATGTCGTGCAGATGAAGATGGAAAAGATGAGATATTTGTTCATCCTTTTGACCGTGGGAGTTGCAATCCTCTGCTTATTCCCCCTTATATTAACCTTTATCTTAAGGGACAAGATCAACTGCTTCCCCTTTGTTCGAGACATAGTTCGACTCTCCATGCCGAACCCCGAAGAGTCCGCTTTGCTCTCCCAGTCTCAGTCTCAGGAACCTTCCACGCTCCTTCAGTCCAGGCCTCAGGACCCTGCCATGTTCTCCCAATTTAAGCCTGAAGAGCCTGCAATACTCTCCCCATCCGCGCCTCAGGACCCTGCCATACCCTTCCAATCGAAGCCTCAGGACCCTGCCACGTTATCCGAATCCAGGCCTGAGGAGCCTGCAATACTCCTCCAGTCCGCGCCTCAGGACACTGCCATGTCCTTTCAATCCGCGCCTCAGGATCCTACCACGCTCCTCCAATCCGCGCCTCAGGACCCTGCCATGTTATCCCAATCCAAGCCTGAGGAGCATGCAATACTCCTGCAATCCGCACCTCAGGACCCTGCCATGTCCTTCCAGTCCGTGCCTCAGGTCCCTTCCACGTTATCCCAACCCAAACCTGAAGTACTCCCCCCATCCGCGCCTCAGGACCCTGCCAGGCTACCCCAATCCGGGCCTCACGCGCCATCTCTTAACAGGACAGCGAGATATTTGGGACAGCCAATGCAAGGACACGATAACA ATCTGCTCCTGAAGCCGGTATATCCCCATATCGTCATTTACAACCGCGTTCCGAAGTGTGCGTCCGCTACAATGCTGCGTATATGCCTTAG CTTATCAAAGAGCAACAAGTTCTCCTTCAACAACATGAGGGATTTGGGGAGGCACACGAGCCGGGCTGATCAGGTGAAGCTTGCCAAGTGGATTTTCAGACGCTCTGTCACCTCACGACACTTCTTCTTCGAGCACATGTCTTACTTCAATTTCAGCAG AGTGGGTTTCTGGGAACCGACTTGGATCAACGTGGTGCGAGATCCGGTAAAGAGGTACATCAGCCACTACTACTTCAAGGGACCCAATCAGACCCTGGACGTCTGCATAGGCACCGGCAAGTGTGACTTCAAGCACGGGAAGAATAAGATTCCCTCGCAGATCTCTTACTTCATTGGATACAACCCGATTTCGAA atTGAAGCTGAATGCCCGATCCTTACAAATGGCCAAACATGTGGTCGAGAGAGTATTCGTGGTTGTGGGAATCCAGGAAGAGTTGGATAACACGCTTCTGGTCTTACAACATCTTCTCCCCAACTTCTTCGGAGGCGCTACGGAAATAG AGTATAAAAACTGGAACATCCAAGCTTCGAAACCACCGACTTCGAACAAAACACTAGCGGTTCTCCAACGCTGGTTGAAGGTCGACCTCGAATTCTACGATTATTTGAAACAACGATTCCACAAGCAGCTGGAAAGAGTTACGGAACAACTGAGGAATAATCAATtgtag